Genomic DNA from Paenibacillus sp. MBLB1832:
CCGATCTTCACTTCCGGCGCATCCGGTTCAAACTCGCTGCCTTTGAACACCTCAGCAGCAGCCCCGCCGTACACGCGATCGCCCGCCGCCAACATATCCGAGAACGCATCCCCGCTGCGCTCCTCCAGGCTCGTGATAATCAGCACATTACCCTCGCCCAGACCGTGTACGATCTCGCCAGAATAAAAGCTTTTCGTTGCGCGCCCGAAAGGCGAAACCGCAATCTTCGTGAATGGCTCAATCGGAATATCCACATAGCCGCTCACGATACCCGCAAGCCCCGTGCCGCCGCCCGCTGGAATGCCGAGATCGAAGCTCAGCTCGCTGATCGCATGGTTGTAATTCACGTTTAACTCAGGCTTTTGCCCAGGAGCCAACGTTTTCACCTTCGATTTGGTCACGAATTGACCCGAAGTTTCCTCCCGATACTGGCTAGCCTGACTAAGCTTATACATCACCGATGTATTATAAACATACTCATCGAATGGAACTTGCTCAACACTCTCGATGACATACGTAGGTCCTACTTGAATTAAACAAATTTTAGCGAGATAGACACAAGGTTCTGACGGTGCCTCAAGCGAAGCCTCCAAGGATTGCTTCACGAAGTCAGACATCAAGCGCTCTTTCACCGCTTCCGACACGATCTGAATCTCACCAACAGACTGCACCTGCAGCTCCAACTGCTTGTCGTCCACCATTAATGCCGCTCCATCCGCTAGAACACCAACGGTTGCCTTCACATTAGCTGTGCTGTCCGCACGCAGGAGAACCGTCATTTCATACTCGCTCTCTTGGCTATCCTGCGGCTCTTGGAAAACGATTCGCTTTCCATTGATCGCCTCTACCCGCGTAGCATCCAGCTCATATTGGAAGGACACGCGGCCTACCTTTAACGTTTTCTCAAAACGCAGCTTCATCTCAAACAACTGCCCTGGATTCACATAACGAGGCGTCGTTTGCAGAACGCGAATATGTTTGTCTTGATATAGGACGATCGTCTGATCCGTCAAGTTGGCTAATGGCAACGAAGCTGGGTCCGGTGCATCCTCGCGAATGAAGAGCCGGTAGCTTTCCAGCACACGGTTATAGTCATTAATTTCATCCGAACGGATGGAAGAATTCGCAACGGCGTGTACGGGTTCTTTTTCCTTTTCATCATAAGCAATGCAGAGGTAGACGTTCTTCGCGTACTGGTTATTGCTGAATCCATCCATCATGGACAGCTTCATCGTCATTGGAGACGGCACGACAATCTCCCGTCCAAGAGCATCAATCGCTGCTCCCATTTCGACGGAGACCGATTTCTCATCCACCGCTACGACCTGCAAACCAGTCAAAACGCCAGATCCATGCAGAAGTCGGTTCATCATGCGGCGTTTATCATTGAAATATTTTTGCTCCGACTCAAAATCTCTGACCGTCAGCAGCTTCCCATAGAAATACCGATTGCGTTCAAACGGGTAATAACGTGATTTTTTCATAAGGATACCCTCACCTTCTCTACCATTTATTCGATTTCGGAATCTAGTCCCAAGCGCGTATGAATATCCATGCGTTTATCACGATCTACATCAATCAGCACCGTATTGTAAGGCATCGATGACCGCTGATCGAGGGTTAATAAGGTTGGCTCTGATAAATACGTATTAATACCCAGGTAGGTATGCATATCCGCGTACATCCAAGGCTGCAGCACAATCAATTTGCCTTCCGTGTAAGCAGGCTTCTGATCTTCAATGATATGTTCAATAATTAACCGCTGCGCGTCCGTTCGGACCGATTCCGGCTTCAGCAGCACACAGAACGTGTAAGGATTATCCCCATATAATTGGGCAAAAAGCTTCCGCAGTTCCGAAGTCTCCTGCATCATCTTGAACTGGAAATATTCCAGGACGAACGGTTCGGACCCCGTGTAAATCTGAAGCATACGGATTAAGCCTTCTCGCGTGCCCCTCAATTTATAAAGCTCTGGCGCCCGCTTAATCAGCTCTCGGAGCTTCCGCTCACCCCAAGCCTCATGCTCGGTAATCGCCAGCCAACCACCTAGCCATTCCAAATACGTCCCCGACACTGCATCTGGGTCAAAATGAGCGGAAATCCGATCGATTTTATCCTCCATATCGTCAAAAAACGTACTGAACATCGCGAGGAACCGCTCCAGGAAAGGACTGTGCTCCTCATCCTGCTGGTACATCGGCGGCAAATAGGAGATCAGCGAGGTCCGAGGGTAATACACTCTCAGCTTGCGAATAAACGGCGATGTTTGCTCGCTGCCAACGAGTTCGATTTTGAACCACAGATACCGCCCCTGTGCATTCATCAACAGCGCATCCTTCGGATTCAGAATCGGCTCCGACCAGAGGTCTCGCGTCGCTCGAAGCTTCTCTCTGGCCGTGATACTAGGATCTGTGAAATAGCTAGAATAATTGAGATAATGCCCATCAATCTCCCCTTCACTTTCATCCGAGGCAAAATAGGAAAAGCGAATCTGCGTCTCTTCCGGAATGTCCGCTTCCAGTCGTATTTTGTGCCAGACTGTCTCCGTCTCGGTCGTATCCAGCTCGGAAGAGAAGTACACGGCCTCAGGCAGCTGCGTATCCTCTAGCAGCATCGTGCGAGACCGCAGGTCCAGCAAGGAGATCTGACCGCTCATGCGATCAAACACATACAGGCGGTTGCGCCCATCCTGCACTAATTTATCTGTACGACCACGGAAGCCAGTCACCTTATCCAGGGATTCGCCATTGCCGCGATATTTTAAAATGAAACGCTCGGTCACGCCCTCTTGCTGCGCATAACCGCTGTCCCCAATATAGAGATTATGATTCGTATCAATGGAAATTCCTGCAAATCGCCCTTCTTGCTCCAATGGAAAATGCAATGGCTCTCTTCCATCTTCGTGGAACACAGACACAGTCCGAAGCTGCGTATCCAGCAAAGCTAACGTACCGTCCGCAGCAGCTGTGTAGTAGCGTCCTTGCAGTTTACTTATTGGCGTCGCCTCTGTCATTCGCAGTGCTTCATGCTCGAATACCCTAGTGACTTCACCTGCCGAATTCCACTGTATAATGCCAATCCTGCCGTCCTTCGGGACTTCGGGACTTCCATTCATACCAACCGTAATATCCAAGGGAACGGTGATGTACAGCGTATTGACGGTTTTGAGCTTCGCATTCACCGAGAGCGGATACAGACTGAGTCCCTCCCACTCCTGTGTCGCCCACATCGTCTGACCATTTGAAATGGAATAGAGCGCAAGTCTTCTCTCAATCCCCTCGCTGGCATCGGCAATGATCAGAAGATCACCCATCGAAGCAAGCTGCGCCCCCGGACTGAACAACTCATGACCGCGGCGAAACAGCAGCTCTCTATGGCGACTTTCATCATCATACACCCACACATTCGCCGACTCGTCCAAAAGAATCAGCTTCCGCCCAGGCCCCACCGTCATATCTTGAATCGGAGGAATTCCTTCCAGCTCATCCGTGCGAACGATGCGATGAATGCTGTACTTCTCGGTCTGTGCAATCGAAAAGCCATGCTCATCCATATGAATATTCGCATCGTACCCTTGCTCCCAATCCATCGGTTTATTGAGCGAAAAAAACGTTTGACCATCCCCCATCGTTCGTCACCTCATTTCCCAAGAAATTAAACCCTACAAATCTGTCAGACTGATCGTCTCGACCTCGTGATCCCCAGAGTAAACCAGGGCATAAGGCGGGATATGTATATCCCCTGCGCCATCTTTATGGAACCCGGTGCCTTCGGCGTCCAGCCAAATGTCCTGCACGTACACGACACCTTTGATCCGCGAAATCACACCGTAGATATCGCCCTTGTACACCGTCCGCCCGAAACGCCAACCCTCTTCGCCCTGCCCATGATCCATGGGCGCAAGCAAGCGTTTGAGCTCCAGCACGATGCGGCGCTGCTCGTTCTTATACTTCGGCTCCATGACGACGACCGCATGGACCGTGATTTTGATATATGCTGCTGGAATCACATGCAGCTCGGTCGTCAACAGACGATGCCGATCCAGATGCTGCTTAATCGTCTGCAGGAAGCCCTTCCCTGCCCGAGGCTTATCGCTCTCGCTGTAGGGCACGACCACCACGGTCATCTGCGCCGGTGCCGTGACCCGCGGAAAGTCCCGCATCCCCGGCTTATACAGCGGGATGGCTTTCACCCGCGCGACGCGAAGCCCTGGCGCCGCCTTCGCGATCGCCTCGTAGTCCTCGGCGGTCACCGCACGCGTCGGTGCCGCCAGCTCGCGCTGCACGCGCAGCTTCGCCTGCGCGAGCGTTTCCGCCTCGCGGCCGCCTCGCGCCGCGAACGGGTTCGTCACGCTCATGCCTGGCGCAGCCGCAAAGCCAAAGCCCGTCACGAGGCCGTCCTTGACGTTGCCTCGTACGCCGCCGCCCGCCTGCAAGGCCAGGAACCGAATGTTCGGTTCCCCGGACTTGCGCGGCACCAGCCCCGCTTCGTTATTCCCGAAGCGGATCGTGCCTGCAGCGGCGTCGTAGACGTAGTGGCGGTCTGTGGACTTCGAGTTATCGAAGTCATCGACCGCCGTCCAATCGTCCCAGACGAAGCTGTCTTCACCACGCGGCCGATAGCCCACTTGCAGCAGCATGCTGCTAGGCTTGAACGCGCGGCCGCGGGAGATCTCGAAGGTCTGCCCAGGCAGACCTTTGCTGTTGCCAACCCAGCGGCCATAGTCGAAATCGGCCGTATAGGCAATGAATCGCACCCGCTTCGCGCCTTGCGGCGGGATGCTTCCGTGCTCCCCGTCGCCGAAGCGCAGACGGGTCACTCGGCGGACCGAATCCTGCTGCAGCTCGCAGCAGAGATCGTCAGGTCCGCAAGCCTTTAGGCTAGCTACGACGTGCCAGTCGCGCCAACGCCCTTGCTCATCCAGCACCTGCACGGTGTGCAGGCCTGTATACGCGAGATGCGAAATCAGCTCATAGCGCTGATTCGGCTCGCCCGTGCTGTTGAAAGCGCGGACTTCGCTAAGCGTTTCCTGCTCCACAGCGCGTACGGTATTGAGCGTGATTTTTTCAATTTTGGGAGCCAGTTCATATCCATCTTCTTCCAATGTGCAGCAGATCCAGTACCGACTGCGGTCATCGGCTGGATACAAAGACATCGGCTTCATGTCGGAGGTGATGGAGAATTTTAGCTCGCCGCTCTGGGACAAATGCACCGTCGTATCACTGTGCGTTTCAATCGGCAGCCAGCTCTCGGTCTGCTCTTCTTTCCCCGCGCCAGCGAACGACCATGCCACTTTAGCCGATGAGACCAATGGATCTGTTTTATCGAGTAGCGGATTAACCTTTACGGGGTAGCGATCAAATAAGTTAAAATAAATCGAAATCTCCGTGTCCACTGGCAGTGCACGATCAAAACCGAGATACAAATGCGCCCCTTTGCGCGCCTCTGCGCCGAAAGCGTAAAACGCAATTTTCGCCTGATTGTTGGACGTATAGTTCGCTGCTGCCGTTTCCGTTCGGACGAGCACCTTCTCTAATGTCGCAGGCACCAGCTGCACCGTACTCTGCGTCTCAAACCTCAAATCCATCGCGAGAAGCGGTGTCCCTTTGGGGAGCACAAGCTGCCCCTCATTACCCGTGAAAGTTACCTCGCAAGCGGCAGATACAGCATCCTGCGGACGAATGCCCAGCAGCTTCAAGAACTTGCGCTCACTGCGCTCAGTTACACGGTTCAAGTAATATTGTTGCA
This window encodes:
- a CDS encoding putative baseplate assembly protein — encoded protein: MLPIPNLDDRMFEQMVMEARKSIPKLFPEWTDENAHDPGITLLELMSWVTEMQQYYLNRVTERSERKFLKLLGIRPQDAVSAACEVTFTGNEGQLVLPKGTPLLAMDLRFETQSTVQLVPATLEKVLVRTETAAANYTSNNQAKIAFYAFGAEARKGAHLYLGFDRALPVDTEISIYFNLFDRYPVKVNPLLDKTDPLVSSAKVAWSFAGAGKEEQTESWLPIETHSDTTVHLSQSGELKFSITSDMKPMSLYPADDRSRYWICCTLEEDGYELAPKIEKITLNTVRAVEQETLSEVRAFNSTGEPNQRYELISHLAYTGLHTVQVLDEQGRWRDWHVVASLKACGPDDLCCELQQDSVRRVTRLRFGDGEHGSIPPQGAKRVRFIAYTADFDYGRWVGNSKGLPGQTFEISRGRAFKPSSMLLQVGYRPRGEDSFVWDDWTAVDDFDNSKSTDRHYVYDAAAGTIRFGNNEAGLVPRKSGEPNIRFLALQAGGGVRGNVKDGLVTGFGFAAAPGMSVTNPFAARGGREAETLAQAKLRVQRELAAPTRAVTAEDYEAIAKAAPGLRVARVKAIPLYKPGMRDFPRVTAPAQMTVVVVPYSESDKPRAGKGFLQTIKQHLDRHRLLTTELHVIPAAYIKITVHAVVVMEPKYKNEQRRIVLELKRLLAPMDHGQGEEGWRFGRTVYKGDIYGVISRIKGVVYVQDIWLDAEGTGFHKDGAGDIHIPPYALVYSGDHEVETISLTDL
- a CDS encoding phage tail protein encodes the protein MGDGQTFFSLNKPMDWEQGYDANIHMDEHGFSIAQTEKYSIHRIVRTDELEGIPPIQDMTVGPGRKLILLDESANVWVYDDESRHRELLFRRGHELFSPGAQLASMGDLLIIADASEGIERRLALYSISNGQTMWATQEWEGLSLYPLSVNAKLKTVNTLYITVPLDITVGMNGSPEVPKDGRIGIIQWNSAGEVTRVFEHEALRMTEATPISKLQGRYYTAAADGTLALLDTQLRTVSVFHEDGREPLHFPLEQEGRFAGISIDTNHNLYIGDSGYAQQEGVTERFILKYRGNGESLDKVTGFRGRTDKLVQDGRNRLYVFDRMSGQISLLDLRSRTMLLEDTQLPEAVYFSSELDTTETETVWHKIRLEADIPEETQIRFSYFASDESEGEIDGHYLNYSSYFTDPSITAREKLRATRDLWSEPILNPKDALLMNAQGRYLWFKIELVGSEQTSPFIRKLRVYYPRTSLISYLPPMYQQDEEHSPFLERFLAMFSTFFDDMEDKIDRISAHFDPDAVSGTYLEWLGGWLAITEHEAWGERKLRELIKRAPELYKLRGTREGLIRMLQIYTGSEPFVLEYFQFKMMQETSELRKLFAQLYGDNPYTFCVLLKPESVRTDAQRLIIEHIIEDQKPAYTEGKLIVLQPWMYADMHTYLGINTYLSEPTLLTLDQRSSMPYNTVLIDVDRDKRMDIHTRLGLDSEIE